In one Lolium rigidum isolate FL_2022 chromosome 3, APGP_CSIRO_Lrig_0.1, whole genome shotgun sequence genomic region, the following are encoded:
- the LOC124704313 gene encoding uncharacterized protein LOC124704313 isoform X1 has product MSPPDPRPRPAHVLYRAARRRPSPPVGRGEDSLLRVSPTLTRLHKILAIKRMMLPKDQRKVMFILNSCKICIRNMRACYFLRKEEAVVILSVSQLPTHMEEGSLPPGIRDHVFYLEGDHMHSSIQKDSRRKRASAGEVTARIGTPLCPVRKINQHRQPPRSGICRSGLRRPLRRGIRRSEG; this is encoded by the exons ATGTCTCCACCAGATCCGCGGCCGCGGCCAGCGCACGTGCTTTACAGGGCTGCACGGCGCCGTCCTTCTCCTCCCGTGGGACGGGGCGAGGATTCCCTGCTTCGGGTCTCTCCAACGCTCACGCGTCTCCACAAG ATACTTGCCATAAAAAGGATGATGCTCCCGAAAGATCAGAGGAAGGTGATGTTCATCTTGAATAGTTGCAAGATCTGCATTAGAAACATGAGAGCTTGCTATTTCCTTCGAAAGGAGGAGGCTGTGGTTATCTTATCAGTCAGTCAGCTTCCCACACATATGGAGGAGGGCTCCTTACCACCAGGAATACGGGATCATGTCTTCTACCTGGAAGGAGATCACATGCATTCCAGTATCCAGAAG GACTCCAGGCGCAAGCGCGCGTCGGCAGGTGAGGTCACGGCGCGCATCGGGACTCCTCTGTGTCCTGTGCGGAAAATAAATCAGCACCGACAGCCTCCCAGAAGCGGAATTTGTCGATCCGGCCTGAGACGGCCTCTGAGACGCGGAATCCGCCGATCTGAAGGATGA
- the LOC124704313 gene encoding uncharacterized protein LOC124704313 isoform X2 produces the protein MSPPDPRPRPAHVLYRAARRRPSPPVGRGEDSLLRVSPTLTRLHKILAIKRMMLPKDQRKVMFILNSCKICIRNMRACYFLRKEEAVVILSVSQLPTHMEEGSLPPGIRDHVFYLEGDHMHSSIQKFLACSFQTESWLRIDFPEYCGELLICNENC, from the exons ATGTCTCCACCAGATCCGCGGCCGCGGCCAGCGCACGTGCTTTACAGGGCTGCACGGCGCCGTCCTTCTCCTCCCGTGGGACGGGGCGAGGATTCCCTGCTTCGGGTCTCTCCAACGCTCACGCGTCTCCACAAG ATACTTGCCATAAAAAGGATGATGCTCCCGAAAGATCAGAGGAAGGTGATGTTCATCTTGAATAGTTGCAAGATCTGCATTAGAAACATGAGAGCTTGCTATTTCCTTCGAAAGGAGGAGGCTGTGGTTATCTTATCAGTCAGTCAGCTTCCCACACATATGGAGGAGGGCTCCTTACCACCAGGAATACGGGATCATGTCTTCTACCTGGAAGGAGATCACATGCATTCCAGTATCCAGAAG TTTCTGGCGTGTAGTTTCCAGACCGAATCATGGCTCCGAATTGACTTTCCAGAGTATTGTGGTGAACTGTTGATCTGCAATGAGAATTGTTG A
- the LOC124704313 gene encoding uncharacterized protein LOC124704313 isoform X3, whose protein sequence is MSPPDPRPRPAHVLYRAARRRPSPPVGRGEDSLLRVSPTLTRLHKILAIKRMMLPKDQRKVMFILNSCKICIRNMRACYFLRKEEAVVILSVSQLPTHMEEGSLPPGIRDHVFYLEGDHMHSSIQKFLACSFQTESWLRIDFPEYCGELLICNEN, encoded by the exons ATGTCTCCACCAGATCCGCGGCCGCGGCCAGCGCACGTGCTTTACAGGGCTGCACGGCGCCGTCCTTCTCCTCCCGTGGGACGGGGCGAGGATTCCCTGCTTCGGGTCTCTCCAACGCTCACGCGTCTCCACAAG ATACTTGCCATAAAAAGGATGATGCTCCCGAAAGATCAGAGGAAGGTGATGTTCATCTTGAATAGTTGCAAGATCTGCATTAGAAACATGAGAGCTTGCTATTTCCTTCGAAAGGAGGAGGCTGTGGTTATCTTATCAGTCAGTCAGCTTCCCACACATATGGAGGAGGGCTCCTTACCACCAGGAATACGGGATCATGTCTTCTACCTGGAAGGAGATCACATGCATTCCAGTATCCAGAAG TTTCTGGCGTGTAGTTTCCAGACCGAATCATGGCTCCGAATTGACTTTCCAGAGTATTGTGGTGAACTGTTGATCTGCAATGAGAATT AA